From a single Micromonospora pallida genomic region:
- a CDS encoding M23 family metallopeptidase: protein MQEDSFSQNENSRDESVPSRVVRLRQRRRRTRYLVAGAAALVGLGLTGVTVIATGSDDSPAPTTVALDTEERAAAAARADRADRPPVTPSATATTPTPAPTSASPSPSTTPKPRASTTQKATAAPKSTRTTAAKPKASWVNPMPNAPVTSCYGQRWGTLHAGIDLALPSGTPVRAAAAGTVVKAGDVGDGYGISIFVDHGNGYLTQYAHLSATVVSVGAKVSAGTTIGKEGSTGDSTGPHLHFEVHQGMWNQIDPAPFMRARGVDLGC from the coding sequence GTGCAGGAAGACAGCTTCAGCCAGAACGAGAACAGCCGTGACGAGTCCGTCCCGTCCCGTGTCGTCCGGCTCCGGCAGCGTCGGCGCCGGACCCGGTACCTCGTCGCGGGTGCGGCCGCCCTGGTCGGCCTCGGCCTCACCGGCGTGACCGTGATCGCCACCGGCTCCGACGACTCCCCCGCCCCGACCACGGTCGCCCTCGACACCGAGGAGCGCGCCGCGGCCGCCGCGCGGGCCGACCGCGCCGATCGCCCGCCGGTCACTCCCTCGGCGACCGCGACCACCCCGACGCCCGCCCCGACCTCGGCCAGCCCCAGCCCCAGCACCACCCCGAAGCCCCGGGCCAGCACCACTCAGAAGGCCACCGCCGCCCCGAAGTCCACCCGGACGACAGCCGCCAAGCCGAAGGCGTCGTGGGTCAACCCGATGCCCAACGCACCCGTCACGTCCTGCTACGGGCAGCGGTGGGGCACCCTGCACGCCGGCATCGACCTGGCCCTCCCGTCCGGCACGCCGGTCCGGGCCGCCGCCGCCGGCACCGTGGTCAAGGCCGGCGACGTCGGCGACGGTTACGGCATTTCGATCTTCGTCGACCACGGCAACGGCTACCTGACCCAGTACGCCCACCTCAGCGCGACTGTCGTCTCGGTCGGCGCGAAGGTCAGCGCCGGCACCACCATCGGCAAGGAGGGCTCCACCGGCGACTCGACCGGCCCGCACCTGCACTTCGAAGTGCACCAGGGCATGTGGAACCAGATCGACCCGGCCCCGTTCATGCGGGCCCGTGGCGTCGATCTCGGCTGCTGA
- a CDS encoding cobalamin B12-binding domain-containing protein, with protein sequence MSSRIRVVVAKPGLDGHDRGAKVVARALRDAGMEVIYTGLHQTPEQIVETAIQEDADAVGLSVLSGAHMTLFRRVLELLAERDARDIVVFGGGIIPEADLPELERLGVAQIFTPGATTQAIVEWVRDNIAQPVG encoded by the coding sequence ATGAGCTCTCGTATTCGGGTCGTCGTCGCGAAGCCGGGCCTGGACGGGCACGACCGGGGTGCCAAGGTGGTCGCACGCGCCCTGCGCGACGCCGGCATGGAGGTCATCTACACCGGGCTGCACCAGACGCCGGAGCAGATCGTGGAGACGGCGATCCAGGAGGACGCCGACGCGGTCGGGCTCTCCGTGCTCTCCGGCGCGCACATGACGCTCTTCCGCCGGGTGCTGGAACTGCTCGCCGAGCGGGATGCCCGGGACATTGTCGTCTTTGGCGGGGGCATCATTCCGGAGGCCGACCTCCCCGAGCTGGAGCGGCTCGGCGTGGCGCAGATCTTCACCCCGGGCGCGACCACCCAGGCGATCGTCGAGTGGGTCCGGGACAACATCGCCCAGCCGGTCGGCTGA
- a CDS encoding MFS transporter → MRVRTVRWTPWRFVTVFGVVSLLSDMVYEGARSVIGPYLATLGASAALVGLVTGVGEASALVGRLATGPLTDRTRAYWPLVMIGYAVTMVAVPTLGLTTALWLAASLFVAERAGKAIRGPARDVMLSHAATAVGRGKGFAVHEALDQAGGVAGPLLVAAVLAGTAHHYRPAFLALAVPAVAALLLLFWLRASVPDPARFEPRRPAAPTTAPSGGRLPRVFWTYLTFTVLTTAGYATFGVLSFHLATRHVVPVAVVPVVYAAAMGVDAVAALASGWLYDRVGVRILAAVPVLTALIPLAAFTTTWATAVAGVLAWGAVLGIQESTMRAAIADIVPADRRGTAYGIFAAGLGGATLVGGLLTGTLYEYSVTAVVGAVAGIQVVALAVFVAFVRPARHAVG, encoded by the coding sequence GTGAGGGTACGCACGGTCAGGTGGACGCCGTGGCGGTTCGTGACCGTGTTCGGCGTGGTCAGTCTGCTCTCCGACATGGTGTACGAGGGCGCCCGCTCGGTCATCGGGCCCTACCTGGCCACCCTCGGCGCATCCGCAGCCCTGGTCGGGCTGGTCACCGGCGTCGGAGAGGCGTCCGCCCTGGTCGGGCGACTAGCCACCGGCCCCCTCACCGACCGCACCCGGGCCTACTGGCCGCTCGTCATGATCGGTTACGCCGTGACCATGGTGGCGGTGCCCACGCTGGGGCTGACCACCGCGCTCTGGCTGGCCGCGTCCCTGTTCGTCGCGGAACGCGCCGGCAAGGCGATCCGTGGCCCGGCCCGGGACGTGATGCTCTCCCACGCCGCCACCGCCGTCGGCCGGGGCAAGGGCTTCGCCGTCCACGAGGCGCTCGACCAGGCCGGTGGGGTCGCCGGACCGTTGCTGGTCGCCGCCGTACTGGCCGGCACCGCCCACCACTACCGGCCCGCGTTCCTCGCCCTGGCCGTACCCGCCGTGGCCGCGCTGCTCCTGCTGTTCTGGCTACGCGCCAGTGTGCCCGATCCGGCGCGCTTCGAACCGCGCCGGCCAGCCGCTCCGACAACCGCCCCGTCCGGCGGACGGCTGCCCCGGGTGTTCTGGACCTATCTGACGTTCACGGTGCTGACCACGGCCGGCTACGCCACCTTCGGCGTGCTCAGCTTCCACCTCGCCACCCGCCACGTCGTACCGGTGGCGGTGGTCCCGGTCGTGTACGCCGCCGCGATGGGCGTCGACGCGGTCGCCGCCCTGGCCTCCGGGTGGCTGTACGACCGGGTCGGCGTCCGGATCCTGGCCGCCGTACCCGTGCTGACCGCCCTGATCCCGCTGGCCGCGTTCACCACCACCTGGGCGACCGCGGTCGCCGGTGTCCTGGCCTGGGGGGCCGTGCTCGGCATCCAGGAGTCCACCATGCGGGCGGCCATCGCCGACATCGTCCCGGCCGACCGGCGGGGCACCGCCTACGGGATCTTCGCCGCCGGCCTGGGCGGGGCGACCCTGGTCGGTGGGCTGCTCACCGGCACCCTGTACGAGTACTCGGTCACCGCCGTGGTCGGCGCCGTGGCCGGCATCCAGGTGGTCGCCCTGGCGGTGTTCGTGGCGTTCGTCCGACCGGCTCGCCACGCCGTGGGGTGA
- the sucD gene encoding succinate--CoA ligase subunit alpha, giving the protein MAIWLTKDSKVIVQGMTGSEGSKHTRRMLAAGTNVVGGVNPRKAGQTVDFDGTELPVFASVADAMAQTGADVTVIFVPPQFTKGAVVEAIDAGIPLAVVITEGVPVHDTAAFWAYNVAQGERTRIIGPNCPGIASPGASNAGIIPADITGTGRIGLVSKSGTLTYQMMYELRDIGFSTCVGIGGDPIIGTTHIDALAAFEADPDTDAIVMIGEIGGDAEERAAEFIKANVTKPVVGYIAGFTAPPGKTMGHAGAIISGSAGTADAKKEALEAVGVKVGKTPTETAKLMREIMSAG; this is encoded by the coding sequence ATGGCGATCTGGCTGACCAAGGACTCGAAGGTCATCGTCCAGGGGATGACCGGTTCCGAGGGTTCCAAGCACACCCGGCGGATGCTCGCCGCCGGCACCAACGTCGTCGGCGGGGTCAACCCGCGCAAGGCCGGGCAGACCGTCGACTTCGACGGCACCGAGCTGCCGGTGTTCGCCAGCGTCGCCGACGCCATGGCGCAGACCGGTGCCGACGTCACGGTGATCTTCGTACCGCCGCAGTTCACCAAGGGCGCGGTGGTCGAGGCGATCGACGCGGGCATCCCGCTGGCCGTGGTGATCACCGAGGGCGTCCCGGTGCACGACACCGCCGCCTTCTGGGCGTACAACGTGGCCCAGGGTGAGCGCACCCGGATCATCGGCCCGAACTGCCCGGGCATCGCCTCGCCGGGCGCCTCCAACGCCGGCATCATCCCGGCCGACATCACCGGCACCGGCCGGATCGGCCTGGTCAGCAAGAGCGGCACGCTGACCTACCAGATGATGTACGAGCTGCGGGACATCGGCTTCTCGACCTGCGTCGGCATCGGTGGCGACCCGATCATCGGCACCACCCACATCGATGCGCTGGCCGCCTTCGAGGCCGACCCGGACACCGACGCCATCGTGATGATCGGTGAGATCGGCGGCGACGCCGAGGAGCGGGCCGCCGAGTTCATCAAGGCCAACGTGACCAAGCCGGTGGTCGGCTACATCGCCGGCTTCACCGCGCCCCCCGGCAAGACCATGGGGCACGCCGGCGCGATCATCTCCGGCTCGGCGGGCACCGCCGACGCCAAGAAGGAGGCGCTGGAGGCGGTCGGCGTCAAGGTCGGCAAGACGCCGACCGAGACCGCCAAGCTGATGCGGGAGATCATGTCCGCCGGCTGA
- a CDS encoding M23 family metallopeptidase, producing the protein MRQRLLDEPDRYRGRRRVPTPPRSRYAAVVTTAFVGAGLVALGASAMPDAKGVSPSALDELRQASVTSQDFADRASDAERASRDTTRLAADEAAEPEVWLLPLQGYEFTTPYGMHWGELHTGIDLVAPEGTPYVSIHDGTVTKAGWYGGYGYTVIVRHADGSEAIYGHSSLVSVQEGQQVKAGDQLGLVGNTGHSYGSHLHLELHVKGEPLDPVPWLQERGVDIKLQVEAIYSDVAAS; encoded by the coding sequence GTGCGCCAGCGCCTGTTGGATGAGCCCGATAGATATCGCGGTCGTCGCCGGGTACCCACTCCACCCCGGAGCCGTTACGCCGCTGTCGTCACCACCGCCTTCGTCGGCGCAGGTCTCGTCGCCCTCGGTGCCAGCGCGATGCCCGACGCCAAGGGCGTCAGCCCCTCGGCTCTCGACGAGCTGCGGCAGGCATCTGTCACCAGCCAGGACTTCGCCGACCGGGCCAGCGACGCCGAGCGCGCCAGCCGGGACACCACCCGCCTCGCCGCCGACGAGGCCGCCGAGCCCGAGGTCTGGCTGCTGCCCCTCCAGGGCTACGAGTTCACCACCCCGTACGGCATGCACTGGGGCGAGCTGCACACCGGCATCGACCTGGTCGCCCCGGAGGGCACCCCGTACGTCTCCATCCACGACGGCACGGTCACCAAGGCCGGCTGGTACGGCGGGTACGGCTACACGGTGATCGTCCGGCACGCCGACGGCAGTGAGGCCATCTACGGCCACTCCTCCCTGGTCAGCGTGCAGGAGGGCCAGCAGGTGAAGGCCGGCGACCAACTCGGCCTGGTCGGCAACACCGGCCACTCGTACGGCTCCCACCTGCACCTCGAACTCCACGTCAAGGGCGAACCACTCGACCCGGTGCCGTGGCTCCAGGAGCGCGGAGTGGACATCAAGCTACAAGTCGAGGCAATCTACAGCGACGTAGCCGCCTCCTGA
- the sucC gene encoding ADP-forming succinate--CoA ligase subunit beta: MDLYEYQGRDLFERHGLPVLAGGVATTPEEARAIAERLGGRVVVKAQVKVGGRGKAGGVKLAEGTDETVARATDILGMDIKGHTVHKVMITVTADIAEEYYFSYLLDRANRTFLCIASVAGGMDIEQVAAETPDKVVKAPIDANIGVDEAKAREIVAAAGFPAEVADQVVAIAVQLWQAFVAEDATLVEVNPLARTADGTVLALDAKVTLDENAAFRHPDHEALVDQATVDPLEQRAKEKDLNYVKLDGEVGIIGNGAGLVMSTLDVVAYAGERHGNVKPANFLDIGGGASAAVMANGLEIVLSDPSVKSVFVNVFGGITACDEVANGIIQALSLLEQRGEKVTKPLVVRLDGNNAEAGRAILDGAKNPLVERVDTMDGAAERAAELAAAGV, encoded by the coding sequence GTGGACCTGTACGAATACCAGGGGCGGGACCTGTTCGAGCGGCACGGGCTGCCCGTGCTCGCCGGCGGCGTCGCGACGACCCCGGAGGAGGCACGCGCGATCGCCGAGCGCCTTGGCGGGCGGGTGGTCGTCAAGGCCCAGGTGAAGGTCGGTGGCCGAGGCAAGGCCGGCGGCGTGAAGTTGGCCGAGGGCACCGACGAGACGGTGGCCCGGGCCACCGACATCCTCGGCATGGACATCAAGGGCCACACCGTCCACAAGGTCATGATCACGGTGACCGCGGACATCGCCGAGGAGTACTACTTCTCGTACCTGCTCGACCGCGCGAACCGCACCTTCCTGTGCATCGCCAGCGTGGCCGGGGGGATGGACATCGAGCAGGTCGCCGCCGAGACCCCGGATAAGGTCGTCAAGGCCCCGATCGACGCCAACATCGGGGTGGACGAGGCCAAGGCGCGGGAGATCGTCGCCGCCGCCGGGTTCCCGGCCGAGGTGGCCGACCAGGTCGTCGCGATCGCCGTCCAGCTCTGGCAGGCGTTCGTCGCCGAGGACGCCACGCTGGTCGAGGTCAACCCGCTGGCCCGGACGGCGGACGGCACCGTCCTCGCGCTCGACGCCAAGGTGACCCTGGACGAGAACGCGGCCTTCCGGCACCCGGACCACGAGGCCCTGGTCGACCAGGCGACGGTGGACCCGCTGGAGCAGCGGGCCAAGGAGAAGGACCTCAACTACGTCAAGCTCGACGGCGAGGTCGGCATCATCGGCAACGGCGCGGGTCTGGTCATGTCGACCCTCGACGTGGTGGCGTACGCCGGTGAGCGGCACGGCAACGTCAAGCCGGCGAACTTCCTCGACATCGGCGGTGGCGCGAGCGCCGCGGTGATGGCGAACGGCCTGGAGATCGTCCTGTCCGACCCGTCGGTCAAGAGCGTCTTCGTGAACGTCTTCGGCGGCATCACCGCCTGCGACGAGGTCGCCAACGGCATCATCCAGGCGCTGTCCCTGCTCGAGCAGCGCGGCGAGAAGGTCACCAAGCCGCTCGTGGTCCGTCTCGACGGCAACAACGCGGAGGCCGGTCGGGCGATCCTCGACGGCGCGAAGAACCCGCTCGTCGAGCGGGTCGACACCATGGACGGCGCGGCCGAGCGGGCCGCCGAGCTGGCGGCTGCGGGGGTCTGA